A region of the Zhihengliuella halotolerans genome:
GGCGCATCCGCCCCGATGAGGAACTCGCCGTGCGCGCCTGGGCCGAGGGCCTGCGCGAGCACTACGCAGGGACGCAGGTCGACGTCGTCGCCGAGGTCTCTTCGCACGGCGAGGTCCTCTGGCGGGGGGTCTCCACCTACCTCGCCAAGGGGGTGGACCTGCCTGGGCGAACGCGACCGGAGCGCCCCGAGCGCGTCGAGTTCGAGGCGCCGACCCGCACGGGCCAGTGGCGGCTGGGTGCCGATACCGGCCGCGAATACGCGGCCGTGCTGGGGGACTGGAACCCGATCCACCTGACGAGCTTGTCGGCCAGGGCCCTCGGCCTGAAGCGGCACATCGCCCACGGCATGTATCTGGCCGGGCGGTCGCTGGCGGCCGCGGCGCCGAGCCGGGGCGGCTACGAGTGGTCCATCGAGTTCGCGGCGCCCGTGTTCCTGCCCGGGACCGTGAACTTCGCCCTCGCCGAGGACGAAGCGGCCGACCCTTACGGGGACGTGCGGTTCGCGGGATGGAACCGTGCCGGCACGCGCGAGCACTTCGCCGGGCACGTCGCCCCGCGTTGAACTAGTGGTGGCAGGGTGTGAAGCCGAGCAGGGCAAGGTCCGCCACCGCATGTGAGCGGTAGAGCGAGAGCACCGTGCGCGCGGCCTGGTTCCAGTCGAACCGGTCCGCGTGCACGGCGGCCTGGCGCCCCCACTGCGCGAGCGCATCGCGGTGGTCGCCGAGCGTCGCCAGGGCCTCTGCCCAGGCCTCGGGTGTCTGCCCGACGACGTGACGCCCGGTCACGCCATCGTGCACGATGTGCCGGAGCCCGCCGACGAGGTTCGCCAGGACGGGCGTCCCGCAGGCCTGCGCCTCGGCGGCGACGAGTCCGAACGATTCGCTGTAGGAGGGCACGGCCACGACGTCGGCACCCCGGAACCACGAGGCCAGCTCCGCCGGCGGCATGGGCTCGAGTAGGCGGGCGGTGACCGGGCCCGAGGTCGAGGGCAGGAGCCGCTCGAGGTCCAGCTCGTCCGGGCCGGAGTGCTGGCCGATCAACACGGCCTCGTAGCGGCCCAGCGGGTCGATCTCGCGCACGCGCTGGAGTGCCTCCAGCAGGATGTGCGGGCCCTTGAGCCGTTGAATGCGCCCCGCGAAGAGGATGCGCAGCGGCCGTCCCGGTGCCGCGCGCCCGTCGTCGGCCTCGAGCCACCGGTCCGGGCCGTCGGCGCGGAAGATCGTGCGCTCCACTCCCGGCGGCACCACGGCGATCTTGTCCGGCGACGCCCCGTAGAGGTCGCGCAGCTCCTGGCATTCGGTCGGAGTGTTCGCGGTGAGGACGTCGGCTTCGGCGGCGAGGCGGTCCTCGGCGTCCAGACGGGCCGGTGGCTCGGCGGCTTGCGGATCCTCACGCAGCTTGACCCGGGCGAGCGTGTGCATCGTGTGCACGAGCGGCACCGACCACTCCGCGCGTAACGCGAGTCCAGCGAGGCCGGAGACCCAGTAGTGACTGTGGACCGCGTCGGGAGCGGCGGCGTCGTGATAGTGCCGGGCGATGGCACGGGTGAGCTGCGGAACGAAAGCGGCCAGGTCGTTCTTGGTCGCTTCCGGCGGCCCGGCCGGGAGGTGATGGACCGTGACGCCGGGGGCGAGTTCGACGGCGTGGGCCGGCTCGTTCTCGGGCACGCGGGTGAAGACGTCGACCTCGACCCCGAAGAGCGCGAGGTGTCGGCAGAGCTGGCTGACGTAGACGTTCATGCCGCCGGCGTCGCCGCCGCCCGGTTGGGCCAGGGGCGAGGTGTGCAGGGAGAGCACGGCGACGCGCCGGACGTCCTGGGGGCGTCCGTCGGGGGTGTAGGCGCCGAGCACTTTCGACCTCCTTGCGTCGTACCAGCTGCTGACATTTTCTCACGGGCCCGCGCCCGCCCAGAACAAACAAACCCTGGGCCTTGTGCATGTTTGCACAAGGCCCAGGGTTTGTCTTTAATCGTCTACTGGTCGAACTCGTCGATGCGTTCGCCGACACCCAGGAGCTGGGCGATGGCGGCCACGGTGCGCTCGGCGGCGCGACCGTCGCCGTACGGGTTCACGGCGTTGGCCATCGCGGCGTAGTGCTCCTCGTCGTGCAGCAGCGCGGCGACCTCGTTGTAGATCCGCTCCTCGTCTGTGCCGATCAGGACCACGGTACCGGCGCTGACGGCCTCGGGGCGCTCAGTGTTCTCGCGCATGACCAGGACGGGCTTGCCAAGGCTCGGGGCCTCCTCCTGGACGCCGCCCGAGTCGGTGAGGACGATGTTGGAGATCGAGAGCATCCGGGTGAACTCGCCGTAGGCCAGCGGCTCCGTGACGATGATGTTCTCGAGTCCCTCGAGCGCGGGCAGGACCGCCTCGCGGACCACCGGGTTCTTGTGGGCCGGCAGGACGATGGTCACATCCGGCTCCGCCTTGGCGATGCGGGCCAGCGCGCGGCCGACACCCTCCATGGCGCCGCCCTGGTTCTCGCGGCGGTGCGTCGTGACGAGCAGAACGCGGCGCCCGGACGCGGCAAGTTCCTCGAGCTGCGGATCCGAGAATGGGAGCTGCTTGTCGACCGTGGTCAGCAGGGCATCGATGACCGTGTTGCCCGTGACGACGATGTCGTCGCCGTTGGTGTTCTCCGTCAGGAGGTTCTGCTTGCTCACGGACGTCGGGGCCAGGTGCAGGCTCGTGATCTGCGACGTCATCTTCCGGTTCGCCTCCTCGGGGAACGGGGAGAGGATGTTGAAGCTGCGCAGGCCGGCTTCGGCGTGGACGACCGGGATGCCGTGGTAGAAGGCGGCGATGGCCCCTGCGGTTGACGTCGTCGTGTCGCCCTGGACGATCACGGCGGCCGGCTTCTCCTCGCGGAAGATCGCGTCCAGCCCGTCGATGGTGCGCGTCATGACGCCGTTGAGGCTCTGGTTCGGACGCATGATGTTCAGATCCATGTCGGGCTCGATCTCGAAGATCTCGTTGACCTGGTCCAGCATCTCGCGGTGCTGTCCGGTGACGACGACCTTGCTGTCGAACAGATCGGAGGCCTCGAGGGCCTTGACGATCGGGGCCATCTTGATGGCTTCCGGGCGGGTGCCATAGATGGGCATGATCACTGGTCGCATAGTGGCGCTGTTCCTCTTGAAGTCTGGTGAGTTGGTCATTCTTCCGTGTGTTGGGGCAACTCTATCAACGCCCGGGTGCATTCATTGGTGAGCGGGCGGTCCTGTTCACCGCGTGTTTATTAAGGATTCGTGATCTGTACGACGACGGTGCCGCCGACCCGGACCGATCCGGTGTCGCGCGGGGCGTGATGTTAGGATTTTGTCCGCGGAGTGGTGGAAGGCGCGCCATTTCGATTCTTTGCGCACTCGGTTTCGCCCGCCCGTCGGTGGCGCCGCGTGGTGAGCCATTTCGCTCCTGCCGGGTTCGCTTTGATCAAACGACAGCAAGACAGACAACAGGTGAGGAAGCCTCAATGGCGGAAATCAAGAGCGTCGCGGTTATCGGGTTGGGCTATATCGGCCTGCCCACCGCAGCGATTCTGGCAACGAACGGGGTCGACGTCGTCGGCGTCGACGTCAACCCGAAGACCGTCGAGGCGGTGAGCCGGGGCGAGGTTCCCTTCGTCGAGCCGGACCTGGGCGGTCACGTGTCCCGGGCCGTCTCCGAGGGCACGCTCAAGGCGTCGCTCGAGACTCCCAAGGCCGACGCCTACATCGTCGCCGTGCCGACGCCGTTCAACGACGACAAGACGGCCGACCTTTCCTACATCGAGGCCGCGGGCTCCGCCATCGCGCCGCAGCTGGTCGGCGACGAGCTGATCATCCTCGAGTCGACGTCCCCTCCCGGGGCGACTCAGCACCTTGCTGACCACATCCTCGGCCTGCGCCCGGACCTCTCGATCGAGAACCTGCGCGTCGCGCACTGCCCGGAGCGCGTCCTGCCGGGTCGCGTGATGGTGGAACTCGTCACCAACGACCGCATCGTCGGCGGCATCACGACCGCCGCGGCTGAGGCCGCCCGCGACCTGTACCAGAAGTTCTGCGAGGGCGAGATCCTGCTCACGGACGCCACGACCGCGGAGATGGCCAAGCTGGTTGAGAACTCCTTCCGCGACGTGAACATCGCGTTCGCCAACGAGCTCTCGATCATCTCGGACAAGTTGGGCATCAACGTGTGGGAGCTCATCGAGCTCGCGAACCACCACCCGCGCGTGAACATCCTGCAGCCGGGTCCGGGCGTCGGCGGGCACTGCATCGCGGTGGACCCGTGGTTCATCGTCTCCAGCGCGCCGGAGGAGGCCAAGCTCATCCGTCAGGCCCGCGTCACCAACGACGCCAAGCCGGACTGGGTGATCGAGCAGGTCGAGAAGGCTGTCGCGGACGTCGACGGCACTGCGAAGGTGGCCGTGCTCGGCCTCGCGTTCAAGGCCAACATCGACGATCTGCGCGAGTCCCCGGCCATCTCGATTGCCCAGCGCCTGGGCGCGGAGTTCGGCGAGGCCAAGTTCCTCGTCGTCGAGCCGCACATCGACGAGATGCCCAAGCAGCTCTCCGGTCTGGCCAACGCGGAGCTGGTCGCCACCGGCGACGCGATCGAGGAGGCGGACATCGTCCTGCTGCTCGTGGACCACGCCCAGTTCAAGACGATCGACCGGTCCACCCTCGAGGGCAAGACCGTCATCGACACCCGCGGAATGTGGCGCTAGCACCCGCGTAGACGAGGAGGCCGCCGGAACCACGTTCCGGCGGCCTCCTCGTCGTCTGGGGTCTGGGGCCCGGGTGCGGTCAGCGGGCGGCTGTCAGGGCCCGCACGACGGCGTCGGAGAGCGGCGGCCATGCCTCGATGGCCCACGGACCGAAGTCGCGGTCGGCCAGTGCCACACATGCGGCCCGCAGTTCGGGATCGACCCAGAGGAACGTCCCGGCCTGGCCGAAGTGGCCGAACGTGCGCGCGGAGTTCGCCGAGCCGGTCCAGTGCGGATTCTTGCCAGCCTTGATCTCGAAGCCCAGCCCCCACGCGTTGTCGCTCTGGCGCCCGAAGCCGGGCAGCACGCCGGGCAGACCCGGGAACTGCACCGTGGATGCGGCTTGGAGGGACTCCGGCGCCAGCAGCGTGGGCGACATGAGCTCGGCGGCGAAGCGCGCCAGGTCGGCGGCAGTGGACACGGCGCCTGCGGCCGGGGTGCCGTTGAGGGTCGTGTCCGTCATGCCCAGTGGCGCCAGCACCGCCTCGTCGAGGTACTCGCCGAAGGGGATCTTCGTGGCCTCCTCGAGCGTTTCGCCGAGCACCTCGAACCCCGCGTTGGAGTAGATGCGCCGCGTGCGCGGCGCGGCGCGGACTGTCCGCTCGCCGAAGTCATAGCCGGCTGTGTGGGCCAGGAGATCGTGCACGGTGGCCCCGTCCGGACCGGTGGGCGTCTCGAGCTCGAGCGCGCCCTCCTCGAGGGCGACGAGCACCGCGTAGGCGGCCAGCGGCTTCGTGACGGAAGCCAGCCGGAAGCGGGCCCGCTGGTCGCCAGCGGTTCCGTAGGTGGCGCCGTCGTGCCCGACGACGACGGCGGCGGCGTGATCGACGGGCCAGTCGCCGATGGCGGCGAGGGCGGAGGATACGGGGGAGTGGGTCATGGTGCTGCCTTCCGGGGTGCGGTGGTCTCAGCGGGCGAAGGAGTGGTCCTCGGGCAGGACGATGGTCAGCTGGTGCGGCTTGCGGGCGGTGCCCGCCGTCAGCTCAGCCTCCCACTTCTCGCGGGCGACGGCGAGGAGCTCGTCCGGCGTGCCCGGCTGGGCCCCCGGGCGGGTCAGGAGGTGCCGGATCAGCTCGCCGCGCGTGTGCTTGGCGAAGTGCGAGACGACTTGCCGGGCGCCGCCGCGGACCTGGACGACGGACACCGTCACCGTTTCGGCGGCCGGCGGGGCCCAGGCGGCGGCGTACGTGCTCGAGCGGCAGTCGACGACGAGTTCGCCGGCGGCGCGCTCGGCCAAAGCGCGGGCAAGCCGCGGCTTCCACCACGTGGCGAGGCGGCCGAGCGGAGCATCCGCCGGGGCGGGCAGCTTGACGGACATCGAGAGGCGGTAGGCCGGGATGACGTCGGCGAACCCGACCGCGCCCCACAG
Encoded here:
- the wecB gene encoding non-hydrolyzing UDP-N-acetylglucosamine 2-epimerase, with translation MRPVIMPIYGTRPEAIKMAPIVKALEASDLFDSKVVVTGQHREMLDQVNEIFEIEPDMDLNIMRPNQSLNGVMTRTIDGLDAIFREEKPAAVIVQGDTTTSTAGAIAAFYHGIPVVHAEAGLRSFNILSPFPEEANRKMTSQITSLHLAPTSVSKQNLLTENTNGDDIVVTGNTVIDALLTTVDKQLPFSDPQLEELAASGRRVLLVTTHRRENQGGAMEGVGRALARIAKAEPDVTIVLPAHKNPVVREAVLPALEGLENIIVTEPLAYGEFTRMLSISNIVLTDSGGVQEEAPSLGKPVLVMRENTERPEAVSAGTVVLIGTDEERIYNEVAALLHDEEHYAAMANAVNPYGDGRAAERTVAAIAQLLGVGERIDEFDQ
- a CDS encoding glycosyltransferase, translated to MLGAYTPDGRPQDVRRVAVLSLHTSPLAQPGGGDAGGMNVYVSQLCRHLALFGVEVDVFTRVPENEPAHAVELAPGVTVHHLPAGPPEATKNDLAAFVPQLTRAIARHYHDAAAPDAVHSHYWVSGLAGLALRAEWSVPLVHTMHTLARVKLREDPQAAEPPARLDAEDRLAAEADVLTANTPTECQELRDLYGASPDKIAVVPPGVERTIFRADGPDRWLEADDGRAAPGRPLRILFAGRIQRLKGPHILLEALQRVREIDPLGRYEAVLIGQHSGPDELDLERLLPSTSGPVTARLLEPMPPAELASWFRGADVVAVPSYSESFGLVAAEAQACGTPVLANLVGGLRHIVHDGVTGRHVVGQTPEAWAEALATLGDHRDALAQWGRQAAVHADRFDWNQAARTVLSLYRSHAVADLALLGFTPCHH
- the wecC gene encoding UDP-N-acetyl-D-mannosamine dehydrogenase, encoding MAEIKSVAVIGLGYIGLPTAAILATNGVDVVGVDVNPKTVEAVSRGEVPFVEPDLGGHVSRAVSEGTLKASLETPKADAYIVAVPTPFNDDKTADLSYIEAAGSAIAPQLVGDELIILESTSPPGATQHLADHILGLRPDLSIENLRVAHCPERVLPGRVMVELVTNDRIVGGITTAAAEAARDLYQKFCEGEILLTDATTAEMAKLVENSFRDVNIAFANELSIISDKLGINVWELIELANHHPRVNILQPGPGVGGHCIAVDPWFIVSSAPEEAKLIRQARVTNDAKPDWVIEQVEKAVADVDGTAKVAVLGLAFKANIDDLRESPAISIAQRLGAEFGEAKFLVVEPHIDEMPKQLSGLANAELVATGDAIEEADIVLLLVDHAQFKTIDRSTLEGKTVIDTRGMWR
- a CDS encoding MaoC family dehydratase, with translation MAGTSERRRVELGEAPALGGIYAAAVKKTAAGGLAGLLGGRRSGGDDPWQLPAVEHRVRRLNVDTGRLTRYQRLMGDTVRDDLPSVFVHGLAFPVAMSVMVASDFPLPLMGLVHLSNRVEHLRRIRPDEELAVRAWAEGLREHYAGTQVDVVAEVSSHGEVLWRGVSTYLAKGVDLPGRTRPERPERVEFEAPTRTGQWRLGADTGREYAAVLGDWNPIHLTSLSARALGLKRHIAHGMYLAGRSLAAAAPSRGGYEWSIEFAAPVFLPGTVNFALAEDEAADPYGDVRFAGWNRAGTREHFAGHVAPR
- a CDS encoding serine hydrolase domain-containing protein, yielding MTHSPVSSALAAIGDWPVDHAAAVVVGHDGATYGTAGDQRARFRLASVTKPLAAYAVLVALEEGALELETPTGPDGATVHDLLAHTAGYDFGERTVRAAPRTRRIYSNAGFEVLGETLEEATKIPFGEYLDEAVLAPLGMTDTTLNGTPAAGAVSTAADLARFAAELMSPTLLAPESLQAASTVQFPGLPGVLPGFGRQSDNAWGLGFEIKAGKNPHWTGSANSARTFGHFGQAGTFLWVDPELRAACVALADRDFGPWAIEAWPPLSDAVVRALTAAR
- a CDS encoding YaaA family protein, with amino-acid sequence MLILLPPSEGKQQASTSTPFDAHALSFPSLTPDRLAVLDALAETSGRADAHEVLGVGETLAHEVERNRRLHDEPAGPAHTIYTGVLYEALGYATLPAPAQRLADESILVVSALWGAVGFADVIPAYRLSMSVKLPAPADAPLGRLATWWKPRLARALAERAAGELVVDCRSSTYAAAWAPPAAETVTVSVVQVRGGARQVVSHFAKHTRGELIRHLLTRPGAQPGTPDELLAVAREKWEAELTAGTARKPHQLTIVLPEDHSFAR